From the genome of Natranaerobius trueperi, one region includes:
- a CDS encoding reverse transcriptase domain-containing protein — protein sequence MKTGYPYEGMVEPESTKGARSTNSLEPSEEDGAESLLDKLLHTGNLNSAYKRVKQNRGAAGVDGMTVDELMPYLKENKDEFLESLRSGKYKPHPVRRVEIPKPDGGVRLLGVPTVVDRMVQQALVQILQPIFEPTFSDNSFGFRPNRNAQQAIKRSKDYYAQGYKYAVDIDLAKYFDTVNHDLLIGMVREQVKDETIIRLIRKFLKSGAMSNLR from the coding sequence GTGAAAACAGGTTACCCTTACGAGGGTATGGTGGAACCAGAGAGTACCAAGGGAGCGCGGAGTACTAACTCACTGGAACCTAGCGAGGAAGACGGTGCAGAAAGTTTACTTGATAAATTACTACACACAGGAAATTTAAATTCAGCTTACAAAAGAGTAAAGCAAAACAGAGGTGCAGCAGGTGTTGACGGGATGACAGTCGATGAGTTAATGCCATATCTAAAAGAGAACAAGGATGAATTTCTAGAGAGTTTGAGAAGTGGGAAGTACAAACCCCATCCAGTCAGACGAGTAGAAATACCTAAACCTGATGGTGGGGTAAGACTTCTTGGAGTCCCAACAGTCGTGGACCGCATGGTCCAACAGGCACTAGTGCAAATACTACAGCCAATATTTGAACCAACATTTTCTGATAATAGCTTTGGGTTTAGACCAAACCGCAATGCCCAACAAGCGATCAAAAGGTCAAAAGATTACTACGCCCAGGGCTACAAATATGCAGTTGACATAGACCTAGCAAAATATTTTGACACTGTGAACCATGACTTGTTGATAGGTATGGTAAGGGAACAAGTAAAGGATGAAACCATCATACGACTCATACGCAAATTTTTAAAGAGTGGGGCTATGTCAAACTTAAGGTAA
- the aroE gene encoding shikimate dehydrogenase, producing MHEENSLIKPKIVALFGNPVKHSLSPIMHNIAFDELKMNWFYFAFEVDKRKLEEAITGIKTMDFRGANITVPFKKQVCDFVDRLTNEAHFIGAVNTIINNEGELIGDNTDGFGFVRALIANKLNIENEKILLLGAGGAARAISYSLMKNYECDLTIANRTLLNAELLTQDLEEVTMKNIKSYPLNEVFRIISNFDIIINTLPVDPPPRIIDSLINNSNTCQIFIDIRYGKMLSKYFKALEEVDIKTMDGKTMLLYQGVLSFEKWTGVKPPIKTMKRALL from the coding sequence TTTATTTGGAAATCCAGTTAAGCATTCATTGTCACCAATAATGCATAATATAGCGTTTGATGAACTGAAAATGAATTGGTTTTACTTTGCTTTTGAAGTAGATAAAAGAAAATTAGAAGAAGCTATTACAGGTATAAAAACAATGGATTTTAGAGGAGCTAATATAACAGTTCCTTTTAAAAAACAAGTTTGTGATTTTGTAGATCGATTAACAAATGAGGCCCACTTTATTGGTGCAGTAAATACTATTATAAATAATGAAGGTGAACTTATAGGTGATAATACTGATGGTTTTGGGTTTGTAAGAGCTCTTATAGCAAATAAATTGAACATTGAAAATGAAAAAATACTTTTGTTGGGAGCGGGTGGAGCTGCTAGAGCAATTAGTTACTCTTTGATGAAAAACTATGAGTGTGATTTGACCATAGCTAATAGGACATTATTGAACGCAGAATTATTAACTCAAGACTTAGAAGAAGTAACAATGAAAAATATTAAGTCATATCCATTAAATGAAGTTTTTAGAATAATATCAAATTTTGATATTATTATTAACACATTACCTGTGGATCCACCACCTAGAATAATTGATAGCCTAATTAATAATTCGAATACATGTCAAATATTTATTGATATAAGGTATGGAAAAATGTTATCTAAATACTTTAAGGCACTTGAAGAAGTTGATATTAAAACTATGGATGGCAAAACTATGCTTTTATATCAGGGTGTTTTATCTTTTGAAAAATGGACTGGTGTAAAACCACCAATAAAGACAATGAAAAGGGCCCTTTTATAA